A genomic segment from Torulaspora delbrueckii CBS 1146 chromosome 3, complete genome encodes:
- the TDEL0C03980 gene encoding putative metalloendopeptidase (similar to Saccharomyces cerevisiae YIL108W; ancestral locus Anc_2.263), translating to MGGSDAIELFNLQDQTQLVSPCLTVHGTCKNATGARMIQVLHPQLPRLSYPLNESGFKATIILTPGENRLTFATDTNKSKTVTCYYTPLLQDPPIHLCLLVAKDSPLEFDSPKVQRDKEGGNGLDLAVKKLRVGARLMQAYTNEQMMRAGFGNRTFRFLEEFTWDTTFQQRSEMRNTVKIHILRSDKSTKEIRDANLAQQNPNASDAGGLFGVAMDALQKYGGPFADRVKPVQAAVMFLDTHWDGNLITAHAALGGGTDEVKLAIFGSHALFAWPPHLEQLVEYFTDETRTSKKEVANDCDECGTHWEAFTLTLGAFLHEIGHSLGCPHEESGVMLRDYTTLNRSFVTREAFSIRTNSYGAKSPIYPKEECTWHRLDLVRFLYHPSFTLPQDYLDPSFLRPGEIDKFTEPKPSIYALGDDLCRITSRTGVYLIEIVCGDLTKAYIEYLPVSLGGPGPQHDLTLSLSELRSLIPPNEMPEHGNSFGLKLLSVNAPGLEIGKFPDFLKVTFIPMDQYGFPRGVQGVKSQLLGNPSGGQDVGIVPIDIRRVTAVRIYHGGALDGMRFYFSSQTESANPPVPPRNYLGKLVKSFKATSIDNTSGKNVLFGYETGSYTDAVLEEGEYITGFNVRCGGWIDALQIVTNEGRVTKMLGNEGGGGLIELRPPEGQYILGLYGNVGQWVDAMGIIYGRL from the coding sequence ATGGGAGGATCGGACgcaattgagcttttcaaccTGCAAGACCAAACGCAGCTTGTTTCCCCCTGCCTGACCGTTCATGGAACATGCAAAAATGCGACCGGCGCTCGTATGATACAGGTTTTACATCCTCAATTACCTCGATTGTCATATCCATTGAATGAATCAGGCTTCAAAGCTACTATTATCCTCACTCCAGGTGAGAATAGGCTCACATTTGCTACCGATACCAACAAGTCAAAGACGGTGACTTGCTACTATACGCCTTTATTACAAGACCCACCTATTCATCTATGTTTGCTTGTGGCTAAGGACTCTCCTCTGGAGTTCGACTCTCCAAAGGTGCAAAGGGATAAGGAAGGTGGAAATGGCCTGGATCTGGctgtgaagaaattgagagtAGGCGCTAGGCTGATGCAAGCGTACACCAATGAGCAAATGATGCGTGCTGGATTTGGAAACCGTACGTTTAGGtttctggaagaatttACCTGGGACACTACATTTCAGCAGAGATCAGAGATGAGAAATACTGTGAAAATTCACATTCTTCGATCAGATAAGTCAACCAAAGAGATCCGGGATGCAAACTTAGCTCAACAAAATCCTAATGCATCTGATGCTGGTGGATTGTTTGGCGTTGCCATGGATGCGCTTCAAAAATATGGAGGACCCTTTGCTGACAGGGTGAAACCTGTTCAGGCGGCGGTCATGTTTCTAGATACTCATTGGGATGGTAATCTAATAACTGCTCATGCGGCTTTAGGTGGAGGGACTGATGAGGTTAAGCTGGCAATATTTGGTTCACATGCACTGTTTGCTTGGCCACCGCATCTTGAACAGTTAGTTGAATATTTCACTGATGAGACGAGAACCTCCAAAAAAGAAGTGGCGAATGATTGTGATGAATGTGGCACTCACTGGGAAGCGTTCACACTTACGCTGGGTGCTTTTTTGCATGAGATCGGCCATTCATTGGGATGTCCACACGAAGAAAGCGGAGTTATGCTGAGAGATTATACTACACTCAACAGATCTTTTGTGACTAGAGAGGCTTTCTCAATCAGGACGAACTCGTATGGGGCCAAATCTCCAATCTATCCAAAGGAGGAATGTACGTGGCATCGTCTCGACTTGGTGAGGTTCCTATACCATCCATCATTTACTCTTCCTCAAGACTATTTGGATCCATCATTTTTAAGGCCGGGGgaaattgacaaattcaCTGAACCAAAACCTTCCATATATGCACTGGGTGATGACCTATGCCGAATTACATCAAGAACAGGTGTTTACTTGATCGAAATAGTCTGTGGAGATTTGACCAAAGCCTATATCGAATATCTGCCCGTATCTCTGGGAGGCCCTGGTCCTCAACATGACCTAACATTGTCTTTGAGCGAGTTACGCTCTTTAATACCCCCAAATGAGATGCCTGAACATGGTAACAGTTTTGGTTTGAAGTTACTTTCAGTCAATGCCCCTGGACTCGAGATTGGTAAGTTCCCAGATTTCTTAAAGGTAACATTCATTCCAATGGACCAATATGGGTTCCCTCGCGGGGTTCAAGGTGTTAAATCACAATTACTTGGGAATCCCAGTGGTGGTCAAGATGTTGGAATTGTTCCCATTGATATAAGACGAGTGACCGCTGTTAGAATTTATCACGGTGGTGCTCTTGATGGGATGAGATTTTATTTCAGCTCTCAAACAGAAAGTGCAAACCCACCGGTCCCACCAAGAAACTACTTGGGCAAGCTTGTCAAAAGTTTTAAAGCTACAAGCATCGACAATACAAGTGGTAAAAATGTCTTGTTTGGTTACGAAACAGGTAGTTACACCGATGCAGTCCTGGAAGAGGGTGAATACATTACGGGATTCAACGTCAGGTGCGGTGGCTGGATCGATGCTCTGCAGATTGTTACGAACGAAGGCCGAGTAACAAAGATGCTTGGGAATGAAGGCGGAGGGGGTCTGATTGAATTGAGACCTCCTGAAGGCCAGTATATTCTTGGACTATACGGTAACGTCGGGCAATGGGTTGATGCCATGGGTATAATCTATGGTAGGTTGTGA